A region of Macrobrachium nipponense isolate FS-2020 chromosome 7, ASM1510439v2, whole genome shotgun sequence DNA encodes the following proteins:
- the LOC135217059 gene encoding uncharacterized protein LOC135217059 → MKECMVTITLLGMLVMLAARMSSAHPIYGLTSLLQDDPFALSPGQEQRGFKRGFWDKRSSEETEDLYGFGGYPVQQLQWNKRNYQEKRGFGSMMPAYLVHLYRPDIPVLPPNSLFSPTRPSSERGKRSNHR, encoded by the exons GAATGCATGGTAACGATTACCTTGCTTGGAATGCTGGTGATGCTAGCAGCAAGAATGAGCTCTGCTCATCCTATTTATGGGCTGACATCCCTCCTGCAAGACGATCCTTTTGCCTTGTCACCTGGCCAAGAGCAGCGTGGGTTTAAGAGAGGGTTCTGGGATAAAAGGTCATCAGAGGAGACTGAAGATCTTTATGGCTTTGGAGGATACCCAGTACAA CAACTCCAGTGGAACAAAAGGAATTACCAAGAAAAGAGAGGATTTGGGTCAATGATGCCAGCTTACCTTGTGCACTTGTACAGACCTGATATACCTGTACTGCCCCCAAATTCCCTTTTCTCTCCTACCAGGCCAAGCTCCGAGAGGGGGAAAAGAAGCAACCATCGCTAA